Proteins encoded by one window of Elaeis guineensis isolate ETL-2024a chromosome 12, EG11, whole genome shotgun sequence:
- the LOC105055647 gene encoding uncharacterized protein isoform X3 — MESLQKGKRAHLNKCKHSKFLKLLLPLLRLLQRRMVSLKNVCQVSKADLPGWPLLSPSKVPLLKCDKCSREFCSPINHRRHVRVHRRSLNIDKDSSKNREFLAAFWDKLCPEEAKEITSFADMAIEEVAGSSIIKALSSWIRKPGFSSLPQIYVKAGFTLLDIVQSKPSRFPMSSKELFNVLDDASENTFLCAGTAVSLQKFVFDGEAGKIAMEMKNLVACISFLLEQKLVKAWFADKDAEALRCQKLLVEEEEAAQKRQAELLERKRMKKLRQKEQKAKDLTTDVNNNVSSPGTVECPSGSTGTPSPRAPSESELYTREASFHEDLCSLEPAGSPDPDAEANIRVNMHNEDADQNMDYQKQMEDSTRQPATVQYLPSKPARTFRNGFNSGHSPSSKCSISVKHVNYKDPKSVSLANWHKIWTRKSKPDNEEGFSDRVNRKHRDQPVIIDNSEVLIGSISVTLGQRHNHCQDSSLLRAGRDKEKLAKADSIMTDINHSGAKMWKPVAHQENRDCATIRSEKRENKMDEHTAETASQISPDKNCLASGGMDDSGFERCEDMLVVHRSPILSGPMLFSSKDAEAFLAWRWKEAVASDHVQLVLPSETEAWNPFNNPELNCTEAPMRSSDSFGWSIPGSAEKRMAGVVSTELQAGASKRKFRLKPEKICKLKYVPKQRNNALGE, encoded by the exons ATGGAGTCCCTGCAAAAGGGAAAAAGAGCACATCTGAACAAATGCAAACACTCAAAATTCCTGAAGCTGTTGTTGCCTTTGCTCAGGCTGCTGCAAAGGCGAATGGTGAGCCTGAAAAATGTATGTCAAGTGTCAAAAGCAG ATCTTCCGGGATGGCCCTTGTTGTCACCATCTAAGGTGCCATTGCTTAAATGTGATAAGTGCTCTCGAGAATTTTGTTCTCCAATAAACCATCGACGACATGTACGTGTGCACCGCCGGTCTTTGAACATTGATAAG GACTCTTCTAAGAATCGGGAATTCTTGGCTGCATTCTGGGATAAG CTATGTCCGGAGGAGGCAAAAGAAATCACATCATTCGCAGATATGGCTATAGAG GAAGTTGCTGGTTCTTCTATCATAAAAGCATTGTCATCATGGATTCGAAAGCCAGGATTTTCTTCTCTACCACAAATCTATGTCAAGGCTGGTTTCACCCTTTTG GATATTGTCCAATCTAAGCCTTCCAGGTTTCCTATGTCATCAAAGGAATTATTCAATGTTCTTGATGATGCAAGTGAAAACACCTTTCTGTGTGCTGGTACAGCTGTGTCACTGCAAAAGTTTGTCTTTGATGGAGAAGCTGGGAAGATCGCTATGGAGATGAAAAATCTTGTTGCGTGCATTAGTTTTCTGCTCGAACAGAAACTG GTCAAAGCATGGTTTGCTGACAAGGATGCTGAAGCTTTGAGATGCCAGAAGTTGCTTGTGGAGGAAGAGGAAGCTGCTCAGAAAAG ACAAGCTGAGCTCCTGGAAAGGAAAAGGATGAAGAAACTTAGGCAGAAAGAACAAAAGGCAAAAGACTTAACTACTGACGTAAACAATAATGTTTCTTCTCCCGGTACTGTTGAGTGTCCATCTGGTTCTACTGGAACACCAAGTCCAAGGGCTCCATCTGAGTCTGAGCTGTACACACGAGAAGCATCATTTCATGAAGACCTGTGTTCTTTGGAGCCCGCCGGATCACCTGATCCTGATGCAGAAGCAAACATCAGGGTGAACATGCACAATGAGGATGCTGATCAAAATATGGATTACCAAAAGCAAATGGAAGATAGCACAAGGCAGCCAGCCACAGTCCAGTACCTACCGTCTAAACCGGCAAGAACTTTTCGGAATGGTTTCAACTCAGGTCATAGTCCATCCTCAAAATGTTCCATTTCAGTGAAACATGTCAACTACAAGGATCCAAAGTCAGTTTCATTGGCTAATTGGCATAAAATTTGGACACGGAAATCCAAGCCTGATAATGAAGAAGGTTTTTCTGACAGAGTAAACAGAAAACATAGAGATCAGCCAGTTATTATTGATAACTCTGAAGTTTTAATAGGTTCTATCAGTGTCACACTTGGACAAAGACATAATCATTGCCAGGACTCCAGCCTTCTGAGGGCTGGTCGAGATAAAGAGAAGTTGGCTAAGGCTGATTCCATTATGACTGATATCAACCACTCTGGAGCAAAAATGTGGAAACCAGTGGCTCACCAAGAAAATCGTGATTGTGCCACAATAAGAAGTGAGAAGAGGGAGAACAAAATGGATGAACACACCGCTGAAACTGCTAGCCAGATTTCACCTGATAAGAACTGTCTTGCTTCTGGTGGAATGGATGACAGTGGTTTTGAGAGGTGCGAGGATATGTTGGTGGTGCACAGAAGCCCAATTTTGTCAGGACCCATGTTATTCTCAAGCAAAGATGCAGAGGCTTTTCTTGCTTGGA GATGGAAGGAGGCCGTTGCATCTGATCATGTCCAGTTAGTTTTACCTTCTGAAACTGAAGCATGGAATCCCTTCAACAATCCTGAGCTTAATTGCACGGAGGCACCAATGAGGTCTTCAGATTCCTTCGGATGGAGCATACCAGGTAGTGCGGAGAAAAGGATGGCTGGTGTGGTCTCAACCGAGCTGCAAGCTGGTGCCTCCAAGCGCAAATTCAGACTAAAGCCTGAAAAAATTTGCAAGCTAAAATATGTTCCCAAGCAGAGAAATAACGCTTTAGGAGAGTAA
- the LOC105055647 gene encoding uncharacterized protein isoform X2 produces the protein MMPEQKIVKPEKEGQDPLDSIIKQAIGKEPLLSFSRTGDSPVQWIQLLHALDQQGSSKVSKGARVDNGVGGKEHSLELCNGLSSEMNGVKEFVHPLKDGVPAKGKKSTSEQMQTLKIPEAVVAFAQAAAKANGEPEKYLPGWPLLSPSKVPLLKCDKCSREFCSPINHRRHVRVHRRSLNIDKDSSKNREFLAAFWDKLCPEEAKEITSFADMAIEEVAGSSIIKALSSWIRKPGFSSLPQIYVKAGFTLLDIVQSKPSRFPMSSKELFNVLDDASENTFLCAGTAVSLQKFVFDGEAGKIAMEMKNLVACISFLLEQKLVKAWFADKDAEALRCQKLLVEEEEAAQKRQAELLERKRMKKLRQKEQKAKDLTTDVNNNVSSPGTVECPSGSTGTPSPRAPSESELYTREASFHEDLCSLEPAGSPDPDAEANIRVNMHNEDADQNMDYQKQMEDSTRQPATVQYLPSKPARTFRNGFNSGHSPSSKCSISVKHVNYKDPKSVSLANWHKIWTRKSKPDNEEGFSDRVNRKHRDQPVIIDNSEVLIGSISVTLGQRHNHCQDSSLLRAGRDKEKLAKADSIMTDINHSGAKMWKPVAHQENRDCATIRSEKRENKMDEHTAETASQISPDKNCLASGGMDDSGFERCEDMLVVHRSPILSGPMLFSSKDAEAFLAWRWKEAVASDHVQLVLPSETEAWNPFNNPELNCTEAPMRSSDSFGWSIPGSAEKRMAGVVSTELQAGASKRKFRLKPEKICKLKYVPKQRNNALGE, from the exons ATGATGCCTGAGCAGAAGATTGTGAAGCCAGAGAAGGAAGGACAAGATCCCCTTGACAGTATCATCAAACAAGCAATAGGAAAAGAGCCACTACTTTCATTCTCTAGAACGGGTGATAGCCCTGTTCAATGGATACAGTTGCTCCATGCACTAGACCAGCAAGGAAGTAGCAAAGTTTCCAAAGGTGCAAGGGTGGACAACGGTGTTGGAGGGAAGGAGCACTCTCTAGAACTTTGCAATGGCTTGAGCTCTGAAATGAATGGGGTTAAGGAATTCGTTCATCCTCTGAAAGATGGAGTCCCTGCAAAAGGGAAAAAGAGCACATCTGAACAAATGCAAACACTCAAAATTCCTGAAGCTGTTGTTGCCTTTGCTCAGGCTGCTGCAAAGGCGAATGGTGAGCCTGAAAAAT ATCTTCCGGGATGGCCCTTGTTGTCACCATCTAAGGTGCCATTGCTTAAATGTGATAAGTGCTCTCGAGAATTTTGTTCTCCAATAAACCATCGACGACATGTACGTGTGCACCGCCGGTCTTTGAACATTGATAAG GACTCTTCTAAGAATCGGGAATTCTTGGCTGCATTCTGGGATAAG CTATGTCCGGAGGAGGCAAAAGAAATCACATCATTCGCAGATATGGCTATAGAG GAAGTTGCTGGTTCTTCTATCATAAAAGCATTGTCATCATGGATTCGAAAGCCAGGATTTTCTTCTCTACCACAAATCTATGTCAAGGCTGGTTTCACCCTTTTG GATATTGTCCAATCTAAGCCTTCCAGGTTTCCTATGTCATCAAAGGAATTATTCAATGTTCTTGATGATGCAAGTGAAAACACCTTTCTGTGTGCTGGTACAGCTGTGTCACTGCAAAAGTTTGTCTTTGATGGAGAAGCTGGGAAGATCGCTATGGAGATGAAAAATCTTGTTGCGTGCATTAGTTTTCTGCTCGAACAGAAACTG GTCAAAGCATGGTTTGCTGACAAGGATGCTGAAGCTTTGAGATGCCAGAAGTTGCTTGTGGAGGAAGAGGAAGCTGCTCAGAAAAG ACAAGCTGAGCTCCTGGAAAGGAAAAGGATGAAGAAACTTAGGCAGAAAGAACAAAAGGCAAAAGACTTAACTACTGACGTAAACAATAATGTTTCTTCTCCCGGTACTGTTGAGTGTCCATCTGGTTCTACTGGAACACCAAGTCCAAGGGCTCCATCTGAGTCTGAGCTGTACACACGAGAAGCATCATTTCATGAAGACCTGTGTTCTTTGGAGCCCGCCGGATCACCTGATCCTGATGCAGAAGCAAACATCAGGGTGAACATGCACAATGAGGATGCTGATCAAAATATGGATTACCAAAAGCAAATGGAAGATAGCACAAGGCAGCCAGCCACAGTCCAGTACCTACCGTCTAAACCGGCAAGAACTTTTCGGAATGGTTTCAACTCAGGTCATAGTCCATCCTCAAAATGTTCCATTTCAGTGAAACATGTCAACTACAAGGATCCAAAGTCAGTTTCATTGGCTAATTGGCATAAAATTTGGACACGGAAATCCAAGCCTGATAATGAAGAAGGTTTTTCTGACAGAGTAAACAGAAAACATAGAGATCAGCCAGTTATTATTGATAACTCTGAAGTTTTAATAGGTTCTATCAGTGTCACACTTGGACAAAGACATAATCATTGCCAGGACTCCAGCCTTCTGAGGGCTGGTCGAGATAAAGAGAAGTTGGCTAAGGCTGATTCCATTATGACTGATATCAACCACTCTGGAGCAAAAATGTGGAAACCAGTGGCTCACCAAGAAAATCGTGATTGTGCCACAATAAGAAGTGAGAAGAGGGAGAACAAAATGGATGAACACACCGCTGAAACTGCTAGCCAGATTTCACCTGATAAGAACTGTCTTGCTTCTGGTGGAATGGATGACAGTGGTTTTGAGAGGTGCGAGGATATGTTGGTGGTGCACAGAAGCCCAATTTTGTCAGGACCCATGTTATTCTCAAGCAAAGATGCAGAGGCTTTTCTTGCTTGGA GATGGAAGGAGGCCGTTGCATCTGATCATGTCCAGTTAGTTTTACCTTCTGAAACTGAAGCATGGAATCCCTTCAACAATCCTGAGCTTAATTGCACGGAGGCACCAATGAGGTCTTCAGATTCCTTCGGATGGAGCATACCAGGTAGTGCGGAGAAAAGGATGGCTGGTGTGGTCTCAACCGAGCTGCAAGCTGGTGCCTCCAAGCGCAAATTCAGACTAAAGCCTGAAAAAATTTGCAAGCTAAAATATGTTCCCAAGCAGAGAAATAACGCTTTAGGAGAGTAA
- the LOC105055647 gene encoding uncharacterized protein isoform X1 has protein sequence MSITKVRACSSFGAMMPEQKIVKPEKEGQDPLDSIIKQAIGKEPLLSFSRTGDSPVQWIQLLHALDQQGSSKVSKGARVDNGVGGKEHSLELCNGLSSEMNGVKEFVHPLKDGVPAKGKKSTSEQMQTLKIPEAVVAFAQAAAKANGEPEKYLPGWPLLSPSKVPLLKCDKCSREFCSPINHRRHVRVHRRSLNIDKDSSKNREFLAAFWDKLCPEEAKEITSFADMAIEEVAGSSIIKALSSWIRKPGFSSLPQIYVKAGFTLLDIVQSKPSRFPMSSKELFNVLDDASENTFLCAGTAVSLQKFVFDGEAGKIAMEMKNLVACISFLLEQKLVKAWFADKDAEALRCQKLLVEEEEAAQKRQAELLERKRMKKLRQKEQKAKDLTTDVNNNVSSPGTVECPSGSTGTPSPRAPSESELYTREASFHEDLCSLEPAGSPDPDAEANIRVNMHNEDADQNMDYQKQMEDSTRQPATVQYLPSKPARTFRNGFNSGHSPSSKCSISVKHVNYKDPKSVSLANWHKIWTRKSKPDNEEGFSDRVNRKHRDQPVIIDNSEVLIGSISVTLGQRHNHCQDSSLLRAGRDKEKLAKADSIMTDINHSGAKMWKPVAHQENRDCATIRSEKRENKMDEHTAETASQISPDKNCLASGGMDDSGFERCEDMLVVHRSPILSGPMLFSSKDAEAFLAWRWKEAVASDHVQLVLPSETEAWNPFNNPELNCTEAPMRSSDSFGWSIPGSAEKRMAGVVSTELQAGASKRKFRLKPEKICKLKYVPKQRNNALGE, from the exons atgtcaATCACTAAAGTGAGAGCTTGTAGCAGCTTTGGTGCAATGATGCCTGAGCAGAAGATTGTGAAGCCAGAGAAGGAAGGACAAGATCCCCTTGACAGTATCATCAAACAAGCAATAGGAAAAGAGCCACTACTTTCATTCTCTAGAACGGGTGATAGCCCTGTTCAATGGATACAGTTGCTCCATGCACTAGACCAGCAAGGAAGTAGCAAAGTTTCCAAAGGTGCAAGGGTGGACAACGGTGTTGGAGGGAAGGAGCACTCTCTAGAACTTTGCAATGGCTTGAGCTCTGAAATGAATGGGGTTAAGGAATTCGTTCATCCTCTGAAAGATGGAGTCCCTGCAAAAGGGAAAAAGAGCACATCTGAACAAATGCAAACACTCAAAATTCCTGAAGCTGTTGTTGCCTTTGCTCAGGCTGCTGCAAAGGCGAATGGTGAGCCTGAAAAAT ATCTTCCGGGATGGCCCTTGTTGTCACCATCTAAGGTGCCATTGCTTAAATGTGATAAGTGCTCTCGAGAATTTTGTTCTCCAATAAACCATCGACGACATGTACGTGTGCACCGCCGGTCTTTGAACATTGATAAG GACTCTTCTAAGAATCGGGAATTCTTGGCTGCATTCTGGGATAAG CTATGTCCGGAGGAGGCAAAAGAAATCACATCATTCGCAGATATGGCTATAGAG GAAGTTGCTGGTTCTTCTATCATAAAAGCATTGTCATCATGGATTCGAAAGCCAGGATTTTCTTCTCTACCACAAATCTATGTCAAGGCTGGTTTCACCCTTTTG GATATTGTCCAATCTAAGCCTTCCAGGTTTCCTATGTCATCAAAGGAATTATTCAATGTTCTTGATGATGCAAGTGAAAACACCTTTCTGTGTGCTGGTACAGCTGTGTCACTGCAAAAGTTTGTCTTTGATGGAGAAGCTGGGAAGATCGCTATGGAGATGAAAAATCTTGTTGCGTGCATTAGTTTTCTGCTCGAACAGAAACTG GTCAAAGCATGGTTTGCTGACAAGGATGCTGAAGCTTTGAGATGCCAGAAGTTGCTTGTGGAGGAAGAGGAAGCTGCTCAGAAAAG ACAAGCTGAGCTCCTGGAAAGGAAAAGGATGAAGAAACTTAGGCAGAAAGAACAAAAGGCAAAAGACTTAACTACTGACGTAAACAATAATGTTTCTTCTCCCGGTACTGTTGAGTGTCCATCTGGTTCTACTGGAACACCAAGTCCAAGGGCTCCATCTGAGTCTGAGCTGTACACACGAGAAGCATCATTTCATGAAGACCTGTGTTCTTTGGAGCCCGCCGGATCACCTGATCCTGATGCAGAAGCAAACATCAGGGTGAACATGCACAATGAGGATGCTGATCAAAATATGGATTACCAAAAGCAAATGGAAGATAGCACAAGGCAGCCAGCCACAGTCCAGTACCTACCGTCTAAACCGGCAAGAACTTTTCGGAATGGTTTCAACTCAGGTCATAGTCCATCCTCAAAATGTTCCATTTCAGTGAAACATGTCAACTACAAGGATCCAAAGTCAGTTTCATTGGCTAATTGGCATAAAATTTGGACACGGAAATCCAAGCCTGATAATGAAGAAGGTTTTTCTGACAGAGTAAACAGAAAACATAGAGATCAGCCAGTTATTATTGATAACTCTGAAGTTTTAATAGGTTCTATCAGTGTCACACTTGGACAAAGACATAATCATTGCCAGGACTCCAGCCTTCTGAGGGCTGGTCGAGATAAAGAGAAGTTGGCTAAGGCTGATTCCATTATGACTGATATCAACCACTCTGGAGCAAAAATGTGGAAACCAGTGGCTCACCAAGAAAATCGTGATTGTGCCACAATAAGAAGTGAGAAGAGGGAGAACAAAATGGATGAACACACCGCTGAAACTGCTAGCCAGATTTCACCTGATAAGAACTGTCTTGCTTCTGGTGGAATGGATGACAGTGGTTTTGAGAGGTGCGAGGATATGTTGGTGGTGCACAGAAGCCCAATTTTGTCAGGACCCATGTTATTCTCAAGCAAAGATGCAGAGGCTTTTCTTGCTTGGA GATGGAAGGAGGCCGTTGCATCTGATCATGTCCAGTTAGTTTTACCTTCTGAAACTGAAGCATGGAATCCCTTCAACAATCCTGAGCTTAATTGCACGGAGGCACCAATGAGGTCTTCAGATTCCTTCGGATGGAGCATACCAGGTAGTGCGGAGAAAAGGATGGCTGGTGTGGTCTCAACCGAGCTGCAAGCTGGTGCCTCCAAGCGCAAATTCAGACTAAAGCCTGAAAAAATTTGCAAGCTAAAATATGTTCCCAAGCAGAGAAATAACGCTTTAGGAGAGTAA